CTATCAATTGACAAGAGGTATGATGCTGTATCTACGTTCATTTTATAAATTTATATACCATGTACAAATTAAGATCACCTGCATGAGTAAAAGTGTCCCAGATGCTTGGGCTCCTTCCATCTTCATCGGTTGCCCCCTCGTACTACACGTACGCAACAATCAAATTAAGCAAAGAAATCAAATACGGCATACATCAAAGTTGACAGAAAAGTTGCAAGAACGTTCTCAATTGTGTTTACTAAGCCCCTCCCAAGGCTAAAGCTTTTCCACATGTAATTCATGATGAGTTGTCCAGATATGCTGTTATTACCTGATACGCTGATGTGCCTGCCCCAAAGACGAAGTCCCTGGGGAAATCCTGCCTCGTGAAGTTGAGAGCTCGAGCTGCCGTCCCGCCCTGCCATGGCGCCACAAGAAGCAGCTGCAGCGacaggaggatgaggaggacgtgccTGCAGATACTACGAGCAGGGGCCCCCATGTCTCTCGATCGAGACCTGACCTCTTCTGTGGCGTTTGCCTCTCGCTCTATCTTGCCGTGCGGCTTATTTATGAACCTTTTCGTTCAGTCTACCACCAGCATGGATGGATGAGAGGGACAGGTTTCTAGTATATGCGAGGGTTTGGAAACAGGATTGGAACAGACGTACagggtatgtttttttttttttttggaaaggcaAACCTACAGGATATTGCTTGGGGCATTGGGGGTACCCTGCCTGTTGAGCAACAGCTAGCAAAATATATGTGACCGCCTTGCCGGCGCTACAGCTACCCTTTTTATTATCGGCCATGGATCTCACGAGATAGCTATAGGGCACCtatcaaccttttttttttacgggATTAGAAAAAGATCAAGCTTCATAGGTTTTGACTAACTGGATAGTCAAATTCGATGCATGTTTATTTTATGAAAGTTGATACAGCACCAACTGTTGGTGATGTGCTCAGACCCCACAACCCTAGCCGCTACTTTCTCTAGGCCTAAGCCCGAGACCCCTACCGCGCGCGCAGTGCAATCACACTCGTGCATGACGTTCCTTTCTTGTACATGCGGACTCCGTGGAGGTGTTGCTGCTGCGCTGATCGGCTATGGTGGTACGAGGCGGCTGCTgaggcgaggacgaggaggagatgATTGTGATCGACTACTTCCTCTACACCGACGCGCATCTATGTTGGACCGGCTGCTCCAACTCTTCCGCTGCGTTGCGTGTCTAGTGGTAACGATCCGTAACCCCTTCTACTCGCAAGTTTCCTGGGTGATGCGGTAGATGTTTTGCTAGAGTAGCCTACCTATTTCCTTACACCAACTTGTACCAGTTGATTACATATTGTACAATCATTTGATGATTCAAAGTACAATTCTAAATACCTTTCTATATCAACAGTGAACATGTAGAAAAGCCCGAGAGAATATATGGATTTTTAATCTAACAATTGGCCGGGTTCTCCATTATGTTATATCCCGCTTTGGTGTAATAAGTTCGGCCAAGTTATGTTTCTTTTTAACTTGATTGATGATGTTTTGGTCTCGTAGCACTATTCTATAGTTTAGGCGTGTAGCGGTTATACTACACGCAGTAGCCAAATTATTGACCGTACTGATCTGAAATCACTGAACCCAACAAACCACGTTCAGTAAAATAGTTTCGAATTACTGAACTGAGTTATTACGGAAAATTGTTCAGTAATTCAGTTGGGTAGCTACACCTAAGATGTAGATTAGCACATGTATGTTCTGATTATGTTTTTATTAGTAATTTAATAAATGAAGATTCACTACATTCAAAGTACGAGTGCTAAATTGTCCATGATAACAACAACCTTGTGTTTTATCGGATATGCAGAAAGCAGAATTGCAGATAGATGTTCCCCAATCCCCTCCATGCAGTGCGACATCCTCCCCGTGGCACTAGCAGGTAACCACGtcttttccagccacatcacAATTGCTACTATTGTTGATTGCTCAGCTTCCTTGATATATGCTCGATCCACTACAATAACACAGAATACCGCCAACTGTTAGTTAATTACAGTACTTGATTGCAAGTGAACTAGAATAATTAATATGAAGCCCTTAGGCTACTCCCGATAAAAAGTTTTATGGAGTTTTATTCTTATTAATTAGCATTCCACGTAGTAGGATTTCCTGATGTGGCATGGTATAAGAAAGTAaggaagagaagagagggaaaTTAATTTCATCTAGACGAGACTATCTGTGTATATCAACTCTTGATGAGTTATGAAATTAAATACTATTTGGAGCTTATGAAACCACACCGTAAAATTATTCATTGTAGGGGTAGTTTCAAACaccttcttattttttttggctATCTTAAAAAGATCGATATGAAATCCTCTATTGGGATTAGCATTAGCTTGGATCTCGGAGCAATCTTGAAGTCATAATTCTTCGTTAATAAGCGGCTTACCATCCATTACTACGACAATGCTGTGTACGCCTAGCTAGTAGCTACCATCATTTGTTGGCAAATAAAATGGTTAAGAGCCTCCGGACTAAAAAATAGTTCGGTGTTTGATGTTAATTagaatgactaaatatgagttaatttaaaactaattacataaatcATAGCTAATTAATGGGAGGAATCCATTGATCCTAATTAGATCATGATTAGCccatatttattgtagcataacatgagctaatcatgaactaattaggatCAATTGATTCTACTCATCAATTAGCAATgaattatgcaattagtttcacaattagttcatatttactTATTTTAATTAGCATTAAAATATTGGACTAATTTTAGTCAGAGGGTCCAAATGGAGCCTAAGAACGTCTTATTCCGTCGTGAGGCTTAAATTCCTATGCAAAGAAGGTTGCTCCTGGAAATTCCGAGAAACGACTCCAGTGCCGAAGAGAGGTTGGAAAGGTGTGGAAGTCTCCGAACGCCAAATGCAAGGTTCAACTGGTGGACCTCGCTGGCTGCAAGGCGCCAAAGGTGCCACGCCAGCGCTGCCGTGAGACGACGAGAGCAGCTGCGTCACCACTGTCATGTAGCATACCATATACTTGCAATGCAGTGGAGGTTTTGTTTGTAGCTAGTGCTCTCCTAGTTTATTGATCACTAGAACTAGAACTAGGCGACCGGCCAGCAGGAAGACGGCACCACGATGGAAATGCGTGGAATCAATTAATTGAAAGCATCACAAGATGTATTATCCGAGCCGAGAAGTCGCGGCCTGTGTATACATCATTTTTAGACCGTCCTAGTTTACTCTCCATCGTGGAATGATACTCAAAATAGATGGATTTTGAAGCTTGCGTTgctaacggagggagtattatttcAAGTTCTACTCTATATGAAACGGTCTTGATTTGAGCATGACAAACTCATGGTTACGCCACCACTTCGCACAAGCACTACTGAAAGTCCTTATTCATGCCAGATCTTCCCTCATCTGTGTTGATTATCCAAGCATCACAACAGAGGTGATAAGGACACTCAAGCGAGTTTTCCAATGCATAATCTCCCTCCCCACACAATTTATCTTTATCATTCCACTTATACATCATTGTCAGACTTTGCTTTTGATTAATTCCCGTATATTTTCCCTTTGCATCAGTTTTTGAGTTGTGAATGCTGTAAAACTTGACTACGTACGGTCGCAAaaacatttcctttttttctaaaaaatctAGCAATAGAGAATTTTATTCCTTTTGATTTTGTTTTCTAAAATTTTGGTCCATTATTTGAGAATCTAAACGActtcaaataaaataaaaaacttCAACTAATTAAATCTCCATTCGAGTTTGTATTTTAAATATAAACTGAAATTCAAATTATAAAAATGAGACATTATCTGCACCATGATTTTCTAAATGACTAGCCTGCACGGGTAATAAGTCGACACAAACACTATTTTTCTAGCTGCAAACGTTGAAGATCTGGTTGGAGCACCGAGGTTCTAGAGGATCATGTGTTTGGTATAGTCTGGTTGATCTGCCTTGCtcgttacaaaaaaaaaaaaaaaaacactttcgAAAAAGAAAGCACGACAACAAACCTAGCAGCTGCGGCTCGGTGACTCTCTGCACCGAACGACCGATCAGACAAGGATCCACCGCTCGATCGGCACGCCGATACAGAAGAAATCAGACCCAACATACAGGGAGGAGAACAACGTGTTGGTgttgcctgctgctgctgctgtgacGGGGAGCCTGTCGTGTATTCCTGCATGCTGTCGTGAATTCCGGAGTCGCTACGTGTGCTTGGACATTCGTCCGCCATTGAATGGAGCCAGGACCATGTGGCAGCATGGATGCTCCTTCCTCACCGCCACTGCGTGCGCATGCACGGATGAGGCCCAATGAGTGCGACAGAAGACCTTATACTTCTCAAACTTGATGGATCTCAACTCGAGACTTCCTAGTCAAAGAAAGCATCAAGTTTGAAATTCTTTCAACAAGCTCAAACAACACTTTCATCTCTGCCACGACGGATCCAAGCCCAGAGGAAAGCTGCGGAGGCCGGAGCAACCCTTCCTTCTTCCACCCCTGAACATCAGTACACAGTGTGGTAATAAAAACAAGCTGCTGCTATTGAGCAGAAAAGTTAAACAATTTCATGCCAGCTGTGTTGGAACCAGATGGCACGTAACAAAATGCAATGCAATCCAATCCAAGGCTGAATCAAGGAACCGAAGGGAAACTGAATCCATATAAGCAACTCCTTATCACAAGTCACTGTTCAAGGCAAGACCATTAGCAACAACAGGTCAACAACAACATAAACAGGAGCAAGACTGCCTTACAAGCACCTCTCATCTGAAGCGGAGGTGCTGTTTTCAATCTTGCCCTCAGATTATGCCATCGCCAGGAAACGAAAATCGATCAGGTACAAGGAAAGAGGTCTCTGGTTGTCGTCATCATCTCATACTCTGAATAAACCAAAAAGAGAACGATGGATGAAGCCCATGTCCATCTTAGAATTGCTTCTTCTTCCGGATCCTCTTGCACCTCCAAGAGATGAgagccgctgctgctgcggttGGACAGCCTCGTCTGCGCTTCATTTGCTTCTTTGGCTTCCGCTCTTGCCTCTTTCCTGTGAAGTAGGGCTTCAGGAACGCCCCGTGGAGACTGAAGCTGGTTGTGGCTTCTTCCcgtgcttcttctttcttgacGGCGACTAAAGGGGCAGCGCTCTCATCCTCAGAGTGTGCCCCAGCTTCTCGCTTCACTGATACCCTTAGCCGCTTGGTTGGATGGCTGATCACCTCAAAGTTTTGGTAGCCTTCCTCTGCTGCTTGGTTGTCAATCAATACATCCTCGGAGCTCTACAAGTGAAGAAATAAGATTAGTAAAGAAGTGCAGCCCAAACTGGAATAGTATACATGCTTTGGAGCATGAGATAATTTTAGAAGTTGGCTAACAATGGAGTCTAGGCACTAAATTCTTTATAAATTAACAAtaaggattataatctaaacTAAAAAATATTCCAGATCATCTAATGCTTATTGGACCGCAAACAACATTAAAGAGGATGTTATGCTCCCTTGTGTTTCATATTAGATAATATaggttaaaatttgacttcatCTCATTTCCTTGAGTTGCTACTTTTCAAGCCTCCTTCAATTTGGTATGCATCGCATCACACCAACAAAGATGCGTACAAAAGATCAGTAGACAACAATTACCCCTAATTACTGTAAATAACTGAAAAGATTCGTCTACTCAAAATGTCAACTGCTACTCTAGTACTAGGACCGTCAGAATTGCTTAAGAGAAAGCCACGCATAATAAATATATTGTGGCAGAGAGCTTTAAGCTCAAAGTACAACAAATCAGTGATGATATGCCCAATCAAGTTGTTATGGTGTGAGCTGAAAGAGGTGTAGAAGCTTACTTCACGGAATTCTCCGATCTGATGTGGACCTTCAGACAATAGGCTCATGGTGCTCTCAAAAATATCCATGTTGCTAGCTTCTCCATAGCTCGAGAGAGCACTATCAGGCATAGCAGAATCATCAATATCACAATCCGATGTGTCCTGGGGAGATCTCTCATGCAGTCCAGCAACTTTGCCCTTTCCTGGTGAGCAATTTGAGCTCTGCGTACCATTCACCCATGTGTTAACTTTAAGGGTTATTCCCTTATTCTTGGGCATTGCTTGCTTGAGATTCGATCTCAGACTGAATATCCTGTCTTGAGCAGCTTGAATGCTTAAAAGAATATGCTCAACAGTGGTACCACCTCCTTCAATACCAAGTAGCCAATCAGCATCATTATTGCCTTTTGTGTTGTCATCCGCTGAATGATCAAAAAAAGGTTTCATTAATTCATCTGCACACTTAATAAGAAATAGCAAATTCCTCTCCTAAATAAAATGATGATTGACAGTAAGTCTGATTCTACAGTTTGACATTGAGCTCAATCTGTAGTCATGAGAACAGAAATTTTACTAATTGAGTGACATTACTATGGGAAGCAGGAAACGGAGTTCTTACTTTCCATGCAGTAATCCCCAGATGCAAGATGCAACCCATAAAGATCTTTTGT
This sequence is a window from Setaria italica strain Yugu1 chromosome III, Setaria_italica_v2.0, whole genome shotgun sequence. Protein-coding genes within it:
- the LOC101765649 gene encoding uncharacterized protein LOC101765649 translates to MEVAAEFKMEDANGAVDLEVDIIGPGGAAACSKLNTVEDPDATECSSSFGDTLSGSQDDGRPSEISDIEVDSPFCRYPHNGDAAALLDAAASDNLDRLFKKKKVTDHWRKYISPLMWRCQWLELRMKDLQSQVSKYDKELAALKHEKELQTKMIELDCSSSRSVPFSSLCCRKTMKRRRRKRNEDKMDASSYISNHTILSYFEKTEADGHSIEDNANLADDNTKGNNDADWLLGIEGGGTTVEHILLSIQAAQDRIFSLRSNLKQAMPKNKGITLKVNTWVNGTQSSNCSPGKGKVAGLHERSPQDTSDCDIDDSAMPDSALSSYGEASNMDIFESTMSLLSEGPHQIGEFRESSEDVLIDNQAAEEGYQNFEVISHPTKRLRVSVKREAGAHSEDESAAPLVAVKKEEAREEATTSFSLHGAFLKPYFTGKRQERKPKKQMKRRRGCPTAAAAALISWRCKRIRKKKQF